In one window of Leptospira sp. WS92.C1 DNA:
- a CDS encoding methyltransferase domain-containing protein — protein MNHLNRRQFLKSILFLFLSGAGADLFSKDKKGLKPPFFLEQNSNFRNVYSDPKLRDDFFQFLQNVYHLYPEEEFHKVIFEISKTKKTDREIYETILQEIPHIKPFAGMITYALPALRKQKIEISNEVIELLGENGSYDGYLEIGTTGRYVNGLRKKLKIQGKTFIVNDLEPKFSPEDLVERGQISKAGNFVSLGNYDPISENSIPSESVGLVTNFIGFHHSPSDRLDGFIRSVVRVLKPGGKLVLRDHNVYSKEMKAIVALAHDVYNVGLEIPWKETSLQIRNFTSVAEIEDRLKSFGLKPMGKYILQKGDPTKNTLMAFVKSA, from the coding sequence ATGAATCATCTCAATCGAAGACAGTTTCTCAAATCGATTCTTTTTTTATTTTTGAGCGGTGCTGGAGCGGATCTTTTCTCTAAAGATAAGAAAGGTTTGAAACCGCCGTTTTTTTTGGAACAGAATTCGAATTTTAGAAACGTATATTCGGATCCGAAGTTGAGAGACGACTTCTTTCAATTTCTGCAAAACGTATATCATTTGTATCCCGAAGAGGAGTTTCATAAAGTTATATTCGAAATTTCTAAAACAAAAAAAACGGATCGGGAAATTTACGAAACGATTCTGCAGGAAATTCCCCATATTAAACCGTTTGCGGGAATGATCACATACGCGTTACCCGCTCTTAGAAAACAAAAGATAGAAATATCTAACGAGGTCATCGAACTTTTGGGAGAAAACGGTTCTTATGACGGTTATCTCGAAATCGGTACCACGGGCAGATATGTAAACGGTCTTCGAAAAAAATTAAAGATCCAAGGCAAAACGTTTATCGTAAACGATTTGGAACCTAAGTTTAGTCCGGAAGATCTCGTCGAAAGGGGACAAATTTCAAAGGCCGGGAATTTTGTTTCTCTGGGAAATTACGATCCGATTTCGGAAAATTCGATTCCTTCGGAGAGCGTCGGATTAGTGACCAATTTTATAGGGTTTCATCATTCGCCTTCGGATCGATTGGACGGATTTATTCGATCCGTTGTTCGTGTTTTAAAACCGGGCGGCAAACTCGTCTTAAGGGATCATAACGTTTATTCTAAAGAAATGAAGGCGATCGTCGCCCTGGCTCACGATGTGTATAACGTGGGATTGGAAATTCCCTGGAAGGAAACCTCGCTTCAAATTCGAAATTTCACATCCGTTGCTGAAATCGAAGATAGATTAAAGTCGTTCGGTCTGAAACCGATGGGGAAATATATATTACAAAAAGGCGATCCTACTAAAAATACTCTAATGGCATTTGTGAAATCCGCATGA
- a CDS encoding transglycosylase domain-containing protein, producing MTSDNENRFSVLYKFKESILKLLLFSKAHWRQILRYATIAAIAITSFLIGGSYVVWLTKKDEVVSNLDKFKNEVTNYYEISQIRPIRILDRNGKLIGEFSRRKFKPIRTDNLKEHRNIVWALLSSEDREFYNHHGINYTALIRALIINLTTFQKQGGSTITQQLAKLTLDLGARNIFNKITEFYCTFYLESQFDKNTILSMYLNRIFLGEGNTGVEEASRYYFNKAAAELTPQEAALLVGIIPAPSNYNPVRSLKTALKRQKLVLVPMSENPHLNPDPSKVDQNFPKKIDASLKAFRSFYKVEVTKDGDKEFYSSEIARYGFDKDFTVNLAPDFNYGIRQHILDTFSEIDIETRGMNVYTTLDYDKQDAAETSLREGIESVRKKLNDIKSGYLKKGNSEEARVQQSIIDNMNGSLISINPSNGYIEAMVGSYKISNIFRLNRAVSALRQPGSTIKALVYTLAFENRIITPSSKVIDEEINIRGYSPKNWYKGYKGEITARIAFAQSINTIAVKLLNEFGVNEFLEKISIILDIDKSVLEKRFQPNLSLALGSGELSPMELALIYATIANGGKKVTPIQVLRITDFEGSEMFSSPIKNPNEEIQILDPVACAETVNLLQAVLSEQGTMKLTLKEEDAFLMGGKTGTVQSPKEARKKWGSRKGVRDAWFAGVNPDLVTTVWIGNDVGAPFEGSGSAISGNIWFRYVNYIAKNIGFSDVLIKPFNGDFVKVDVCGDTGNLLHSSVPCTYPLYGQYYYIGEQPGPPAGAVTTPETIPQNGSPTGEGRTVLPEADNGDEDSVELELPEVKDSPPN from the coding sequence ATGACTTCAGACAACGAAAACAGATTCTCCGTTTTATACAAATTCAAAGAGAGCATCCTAAAACTCCTCCTCTTTTCCAAAGCTCACTGGAGACAAATCCTCCGTTATGCGACCATCGCTGCGATCGCCATCACATCGTTTCTGATCGGCGGCTCCTACGTCGTATGGCTGACCAAAAAGGACGAAGTCGTTTCCAACCTGGATAAATTTAAAAACGAAGTTACAAATTACTATGAAATCAGTCAAATTCGACCCATCCGGATTCTGGATCGGAACGGAAAATTGATCGGAGAATTTTCAAGAAGAAAGTTCAAACCGATTCGTACGGACAACCTCAAGGAACATAGAAACATAGTTTGGGCCCTTCTCTCTTCAGAGGATAGAGAATTCTACAATCATCACGGTATCAATTATACGGCGCTCATTCGGGCGTTGATCATCAACCTGACCACCTTTCAAAAACAAGGCGGATCCACGATCACGCAACAGCTCGCCAAACTAACTCTGGATCTTGGTGCGAGAAACATCTTCAATAAGATTACGGAATTCTACTGCACATTCTATCTTGAAAGTCAATTTGATAAGAATACGATTCTTTCCATGTATCTCAATCGGATCTTTTTAGGGGAAGGAAACACCGGTGTGGAAGAAGCCAGCCGTTATTACTTTAACAAAGCCGCGGCCGAATTGACTCCGCAGGAAGCTGCTTTGCTTGTGGGAATCATTCCCGCGCCTTCGAATTACAACCCGGTACGAAGTCTCAAAACAGCTCTCAAAAGACAAAAGCTTGTTTTGGTTCCAATGTCTGAAAATCCTCACCTCAATCCGGATCCTTCCAAGGTGGATCAAAATTTTCCAAAAAAGATCGACGCAAGTCTCAAAGCGTTCAGATCCTTTTACAAGGTGGAAGTCACAAAAGACGGGGATAAGGAATTCTATTCCTCCGAAATCGCAAGATACGGCTTTGACAAAGATTTCACCGTAAATCTTGCCCCCGATTTCAACTATGGAATCCGCCAGCATATCCTAGACACGTTCTCCGAAATCGATATCGAAACCAGAGGAATGAATGTCTATACAACCCTCGACTACGACAAACAAGACGCAGCCGAAACTTCTCTGAGAGAGGGAATCGAATCCGTTCGTAAAAAATTAAACGATATCAAATCCGGTTATCTCAAAAAGGGAAATTCCGAAGAAGCGCGGGTTCAACAGTCCATCATCGATAACATGAACGGATCTCTGATCTCCATAAACCCAAGCAACGGTTACATCGAAGCGATGGTTGGTAGTTACAAAATTTCGAATATATTCAGACTCAACCGCGCTGTCTCGGCGCTCAGACAACCCGGATCCACGATCAAAGCTCTCGTGTATACGCTCGCTTTTGAAAATAGAATCATCACCCCCTCTTCCAAGGTAATCGACGAAGAGATCAATATCAGAGGGTATTCTCCTAAAAATTGGTATAAGGGATACAAAGGAGAAATCACCGCGAGAATCGCTTTCGCTCAGTCCATCAATACGATCGCGGTCAAATTGTTAAACGAATTCGGAGTCAATGAATTTCTGGAAAAGATATCGATAATTTTGGATATAGACAAATCGGTTCTTGAAAAAAGATTTCAACCCAATCTTTCCCTGGCTTTGGGGTCCGGAGAATTGTCTCCTATGGAACTCGCACTCATCTATGCGACGATCGCAAACGGAGGTAAAAAAGTGACTCCGATCCAAGTCCTGCGAATCACTGATTTTGAAGGCAGTGAAATGTTTTCTTCTCCGATCAAAAATCCGAACGAGGAAATTCAAATCTTGGATCCGGTCGCTTGTGCGGAAACCGTCAACCTTTTGCAAGCTGTGTTAAGCGAACAAGGCACGATGAAACTCACACTCAAAGAAGAGGACGCTTTTTTGATGGGAGGAAAAACGGGAACCGTTCAATCTCCAAAAGAAGCCCGTAAAAAATGGGGAAGCAGAAAGGGCGTAAGAGACGCTTGGTTTGCGGGCGTCAACCCCGACCTCGTTACGACAGTATGGATCGGAAACGACGTAGGCGCCCCCTTCGAAGGTTCGGGCTCCGCCATCAGCGGAAACATCTGGTTTCGTTATGTAAATTATATCGCAAAAAACATCGGTTTTTCGGACGTTTTGATCAAACCGTTTAACGGTGATTTTGTGAAGGTCGACGTCTGCGGGGACACGGGAAATTTACTTCATTCCTCCGTTCCTTGCACATATCCTCTTTACGGACAATACTATTATATCGGGGAACAGCCCGGCCCACCCGCAGGAGCGGTTACAACGCCGGAGACAATCCCACAAAACGGTTCTCCAACGGGAGAAGGAAGGACCGTTCTTCCCGAAGCGGACAATGGAGACGAGGATTCCGTGGAATTGGAACTTCCCGAAGTCAAAGATAGTCCACCAAATTAG
- the rdgB gene encoding RdgB/HAM1 family non-canonical purine NTP pyrophosphatase, whose amino-acid sequence MKQLALATNNSHKVKEVGSILLELGIQVLTPKDLDISFEAEETGSTFSENALIKARELFRITNLPSIADDSGICVSALGGEPGVYSARFGGAGLDDQGRALLLLEKLKGNPNRKAHYACVIAYVDDKIEKTFEGKCEGVIADVYDTIGTFGFGYDPVFVYPPFQKPFSQVSEVEKNRVSHRKKALDALLTFLKSKESEPI is encoded by the coding sequence TTGAAGCAACTTGCTCTCGCCACAAACAACTCTCACAAAGTAAAAGAAGTCGGCTCCATTCTTTTGGAGCTCGGAATTCAGGTTCTAACCCCAAAGGATCTGGATATTTCTTTTGAAGCGGAGGAAACAGGCTCGACCTTTTCCGAAAATGCGCTGATCAAAGCACGTGAGCTTTTTCGTATAACAAATTTACCTTCGATTGCGGATGATTCCGGAATCTGCGTTTCCGCGTTGGGAGGTGAGCCGGGGGTTTATTCCGCTCGTTTTGGCGGAGCCGGTTTGGATGATCAAGGAAGAGCCCTTTTACTCTTGGAAAAACTAAAAGGAAATCCGAATCGTAAAGCGCACTACGCCTGCGTCATCGCTTATGTGGACGATAAGATAGAAAAGACTTTCGAAGGAAAGTGCGAAGGAGTCATCGCAGATGTATACGATACGATAGGAACGTTTGGATTTGGCTACGATCCCGTATTTGTCTATCCCCCTTTTCAAAAACCATTCTCTCAGGTTTCCGAAGTGGAAAAGAATCGCGTTTCGCACAGAAAAAAAGCCCTGGACGCACTTCTTACATTCTTAAAATCCAAAGAATCGGAACCAATTTAA
- a CDS encoding STAS domain-containing protein, which translates to MEITVQDDIHIIKIAGSILQSDSEELDRNLSEHNFDPTPKIIIDLTEVNHICSTALGIIVSYKKKFKSAEGDIIIVVNDEDLLQLFEITMLDKVFKVVPNIEDAFDEFKLNR; encoded by the coding sequence ATGGAAATAACCGTACAAGACGATATACATATCATCAAAATTGCCGGATCCATTCTTCAATCCGATAGTGAAGAACTAGATCGAAATCTCAGTGAACACAACTTCGACCCTACACCCAAGATCATCATCGATCTGACGGAGGTAAATCATATCTGTTCCACTGCGTTAGGTATCATCGTTTCCTACAAAAAGAAATTCAAAAGCGCGGAAGGTGATATCATCATCGTAGTCAACGACGAAGACCTATTGCAACTTTTCGAAATTACAATGTTAGACAAGGTTTTCAAAGTAGTTCCCAACATCGAAGACGCTTTTGACGAATTTAAATTGAATCGTTAA
- a CDS encoding catalase family protein, with protein MVKKIGFITVGILFLLFLLYWVGQGPRVSIPKDTKPGAEFVFPGEEQTTQDTLALLISSLKEKYPAGSEAKRDAHPFAHGCVKGTFTVSSSVPEDLKFGIFNSSKSYPIWVRFSNGSITKKSDQEGDIRGMGIKLLGVKGAKLSPDEKQTQDFLLINHPVLPVGAPDEYLALFKAAFAKKPMSYFFGGLPWNWKLTALKESISIRSKKISDVLEIRYWSTTPYRLGQENTAVKYSAKPCEAKNLNVPDSPADDYLRQTMISHLKEKGACFEFMIQKQGDPIRMPVEDPAVPWNEGDSPFTTVAKIEIPVQEFATPEQDRFCENLSLNPWHSLPEHRPLGGINRVRKSAYETIAKYRHEQNGIKQIEPTE; from the coding sequence ATGGTAAAAAAGATCGGATTTATAACAGTTGGAATTTTATTTTTGTTATTCTTGCTCTATTGGGTGGGACAGGGACCTCGGGTGTCGATTCCTAAAGACACAAAACCCGGCGCCGAGTTTGTTTTTCCGGGGGAAGAACAAACCACACAAGATACTCTTGCTCTTTTGATTTCTTCTTTAAAGGAGAAATATCCGGCGGGTTCCGAAGCGAAAAGAGACGCACACCCGTTTGCTCACGGATGTGTCAAAGGAACTTTTACCGTATCTTCTTCGGTTCCCGAGGATTTAAAATTCGGAATATTCAATTCTTCTAAATCGTATCCGATTTGGGTCCGATTTTCCAACGGATCGATCACTAAAAAATCGGATCAGGAAGGTGATATTCGCGGCATGGGGATTAAATTGCTCGGAGTGAAGGGAGCTAAACTTTCTCCGGATGAGAAACAAACTCAGGACTTTTTATTGATCAATCATCCGGTACTTCCCGTCGGCGCGCCGGACGAATATCTCGCCTTGTTCAAAGCCGCTTTTGCCAAAAAGCCGATGTCTTATTTTTTCGGAGGACTTCCCTGGAACTGGAAACTGACGGCTCTCAAAGAATCGATTTCCATTCGAAGTAAAAAAATTTCGGACGTGTTGGAGATTCGTTATTGGAGTACAACTCCGTATCGTTTGGGACAGGAAAACACTGCGGTTAAATATTCAGCTAAACCTTGTGAGGCGAAGAATTTGAACGTTCCGGATTCTCCCGCGGACGATTATCTGCGTCAAACGATGATCTCACATTTGAAAGAAAAGGGCGCTTGTTTTGAGTTTATGATCCAGAAACAAGGAGATCCGATTCGTATGCCGGTAGAAGATCCGGCGGTTCCTTGGAACGAAGGTGATTCTCCGTTTACAACGGTTGCAAAGATTGAAATTCCCGTTCAAGAATTTGCGACTCCCGAACAAGATCGGTTTTGTGAAAACCTTTCTCTCAATCCTTGGCATTCCTTACCCGAACACCGTCCTTTGGGAGGAATCAATCGTGTGAGAAAGTCGGCGTACGAAACGATCGCAAAATACAGACACGAACAAAACGGTATCAAACAGATCGAACCGACCGAATGA
- a CDS encoding OmpA family protein, protein MRSQLRSILPLLLSFPFLTGLQAEEQLFIGKILQFGKLLSTENTFIPIESNEITSELSRLNDKTVRILCSMKGSTCNPIRYEIDPFLDSKKLKPWTIKKIPDYVNRNLFAFNPNASPDGKYLFWTALIKRGRSGTQKIWYSKLDERGFWEDGKEMAAPLNNEMPSAVISALPGGNELFVFGTFGEKELLDDLDKEFGFKKDAAARSSKNPNEYKKKIDDLRNEHEERQRQISRRVPLYKSFKEKDSWSKPSILNFPDFYNLYRKKNDSSQEVFGGSTLASSGRILIYSSQHKDSKGKLDLYVSKMQSDGSFSLGINLGAVINSEHEEMAPFLASDDRTLYFSSDGHKKISIYMTRRIGDGWDQWTTPTEVSENLQGVNFFSIPANSDWAYISKEGQLFMAYLPKEMRPEKVIVIHGKVTDTEGSPLSADIHYESLKSHEKIGSAKSDPLTGNFSIILPFGENYGFYAQKKGYLPVSQNLNLSSKKKISENIEVLLQLPAIRERGTIQINNLFFESKSFEIARESVPELDRLAEIVKENPEIEIQIEGHTDNVGKKKDNLLLSEKRAIAVAEYLSKKHSIPMERIQTRGFGDRAPLDKNDSEEGRRKNRRVNFTILKKK, encoded by the coding sequence ATGCGCTCCCAACTTCGATCCATTCTACCCTTGCTACTCAGTTTTCCGTTCTTAACCGGGCTACAAGCCGAGGAACAATTGTTTATCGGAAAGATCTTACAGTTTGGAAAATTACTCAGCACTGAAAATACATTTATCCCCATCGAATCCAACGAGATCACATCGGAACTTTCCAGACTCAACGATAAGACCGTGAGAATTCTCTGTAGCATGAAAGGTTCGACATGCAATCCGATACGATACGAAATCGATCCGTTCCTGGATTCAAAAAAACTCAAACCCTGGACGATAAAAAAAATTCCCGACTATGTAAACCGCAATCTTTTCGCATTCAACCCAAACGCCTCCCCCGATGGGAAATATCTTTTTTGGACAGCTTTGATCAAACGTGGAAGATCCGGAACCCAAAAGATCTGGTATTCCAAACTGGACGAAAGAGGTTTTTGGGAAGACGGAAAAGAAATGGCCGCGCCTCTCAATAACGAAATGCCTTCTGCTGTGATCTCCGCTCTTCCCGGAGGAAACGAACTTTTTGTTTTCGGAACCTTCGGAGAAAAAGAGTTACTCGATGATTTGGATAAAGAATTTGGATTCAAAAAAGACGCAGCCGCTCGTTCCTCCAAAAACCCGAACGAATACAAAAAAAAAATCGACGATCTGAGAAACGAACACGAAGAAAGACAAAGACAGATCTCAAGACGGGTTCCTCTTTATAAAAGTTTTAAGGAAAAGGACTCGTGGTCCAAACCGAGTATATTAAATTTTCCTGATTTTTACAATCTTTATAGAAAGAAAAACGATTCCAGTCAGGAAGTGTTCGGAGGATCCACTCTTGCCTCTTCGGGAAGAATTTTGATCTATTCCTCTCAACACAAGGACTCCAAGGGAAAACTCGATCTTTACGTGAGCAAGATGCAATCCGACGGAAGTTTTTCGTTGGGAATCAATCTCGGAGCAGTGATCAACTCGGAACACGAAGAGATGGCTCCGTTCTTGGCAAGCGATGACAGGACCCTTTACTTTTCCAGCGACGGGCACAAAAAAATCTCCATTTATATGACACGAAGAATCGGAGACGGCTGGGATCAATGGACCACCCCCACCGAAGTTTCCGAAAATTTGCAAGGGGTGAATTTTTTCTCGATTCCCGCTAACAGCGATTGGGCGTATATCAGCAAAGAAGGTCAGCTCTTTATGGCCTATCTTCCCAAGGAAATGCGCCCCGAAAAGGTGATTGTGATCCATGGAAAAGTTACGGACACGGAAGGGAGCCCTTTATCCGCGGATATACATTACGAATCCTTAAAGTCTCACGAAAAGATAGGAAGCGCAAAGAGCGATCCTCTTACCGGAAATTTTTCGATCATCCTTCCCTTTGGTGAAAACTACGGATTTTACGCTCAGAAAAAAGGATATCTTCCGGTATCTCAAAACCTGAATTTAAGTTCTAAAAAGAAAATTTCCGAAAACATCGAGGTCCTTTTGCAACTTCCCGCAATCCGCGAAAGAGGAACAATCCAGATCAACAACCTCTTCTTTGAATCCAAAAGTTTTGAGATCGCACGGGAATCCGTTCCCGAACTAGACAGACTCGCCGAAATCGTTAAGGAAAATCCGGAGATCGAAATTCAGATCGAAGGACACACGGATAACGTGGGGAAGAAAAAAGACAATCTGCTTCTTTCCGAAAAGCGCGCGATCGCAGTTGCGGAATATCTTTCGAAAAAACATTCGATCCCCATGGAAAGAATTCAGACACGAGGTTTCGGAGATAGGGCCCCATTGGACAAAAACGATTCCGAGGAGGGACGTCGAAAAAATCGAAGAGTAAACTTTACGATCTTGAAGAAAAAATGA
- a CDS encoding ABC-F family ATPase → MISTSGLTLNFGKKILFENVTVKFKENCRYGLIGANGSGKSTFMKILAGLEQAANGAVSIDAGIKVGYLKQDHYEFENETVLNTVIMGKKDLWEVSLERDAIYAKEEMSDEDGMRVSELEEKYGELGGYEAESTAGELLEGLGIPTTSHTQTLSYLTGGFKLRVLLAQVLFQKPDVLLLDEPTNHLDIKTIHWLEEFLTNYRGVVIVISHDRHFINSIATHIADLDYQSLTVYPGNYDEYMEASTMARERLIDENKRKKEKIAELQEFVTRFSANASKSKQATSRQKQIEKIKLDNVKPSSRVSPYIRFKIKKPLGKDVILANTISKSYDRPIFKDFTINITKGEKIAIIGTNGVGKTTLLKTLMKQIEPDSGTVALGDSVTSSIFPQDHREGIMEDAETLVEWLYRYADPGTELEEIRAILGRMLFSGDMAKKSTTVLSGGEKSRMIIGRMIISGDNLLALDEPTNHLDLETIEALNYALSVFEGTVIFVSHDREFVSSLATRVIEVSTEGIRDFKGSYEDFLEREGAEFYKRLSGGPVLAES, encoded by the coding sequence ATGATCAGCACTTCCGGATTGACCCTAAATTTTGGTAAAAAAATTCTTTTTGAGAATGTAACGGTTAAGTTTAAGGAAAACTGCCGGTATGGATTGATCGGCGCGAACGGCTCTGGTAAGTCCACGTTTATGAAAATTCTCGCGGGATTGGAACAAGCCGCAAACGGTGCGGTTTCTATTGACGCCGGGATCAAGGTCGGTTACCTAAAACAGGACCACTATGAGTTTGAAAATGAAACCGTACTCAATACGGTGATCATGGGAAAAAAAGATCTCTGGGAAGTTTCTCTGGAAAGAGATGCGATCTACGCAAAAGAGGAGATGTCGGACGAAGACGGAATGCGCGTTTCCGAGCTGGAAGAAAAATACGGAGAATTGGGCGGCTACGAGGCTGAAAGCACCGCGGGAGAACTTCTCGAGGGTTTGGGAATTCCGACCACAAGTCATACACAAACTCTTTCCTATCTTACCGGTGGATTTAAACTCCGTGTTCTTTTGGCGCAAGTGTTGTTTCAAAAACCCGATGTTCTTCTTTTGGACGAGCCTACCAACCACTTGGATATCAAGACGATTCACTGGCTCGAGGAATTCTTAACCAATTACCGCGGAGTGGTTATCGTGATCTCCCACGACCGTCACTTTATCAATTCGATCGCGACTCATATTGCGGATTTAGATTATCAATCTCTTACGGTTTATCCCGGAAATTACGACGAATACATGGAAGCTTCCACGATGGCTCGTGAAAGATTGATCGATGAAAATAAACGGAAGAAGGAAAAAATCGCCGAACTTCAAGAATTCGTAACTCGATTCAGTGCGAATGCGAGTAAGTCCAAACAAGCGACATCCAGACAAAAGCAGATCGAGAAGATCAAACTCGATAACGTAAAACCTTCTTCCCGAGTTTCTCCGTATATCCGTTTTAAAATTAAGAAACCGTTGGGCAAGGATGTGATTCTCGCAAATACGATTTCCAAGTCTTACGATAGACCGATCTTTAAAGATTTTACGATCAATATCACCAAAGGCGAAAAAATCGCGATCATCGGAACCAATGGGGTCGGAAAAACGACCCTTTTAAAAACTTTGATGAAACAAATCGAACCGGATTCCGGAACCGTTGCACTTGGAGATTCGGTTACTTCCTCTATCTTTCCTCAGGATCATAGAGAGGGAATCATGGAAGACGCGGAAACTCTTGTAGAATGGCTCTACCGTTATGCGGATCCGGGTACTGAGCTGGAAGAGATTCGGGCTATCTTAGGAAGAATGTTGTTCAGCGGTGATATGGCTAAAAAATCGACGACCGTTTTGTCCGGAGGAGAGAAGTCTCGAATGATCATTGGAAGAATGATCATTTCCGGAGACAATCTTCTCGCGCTTGACGAACCTACCAACCACTTGGATTTGGAAACGATCGAAGCCCTCAACTATGCATTATCCGTTTTTGAAGGAACCGTAATCTTTGTTTCTCACGATCGTGAGTTTGTTTCTTCTCTCGCCACCAGAGTGATCGAAGTTTCCACGGAAGGAATTCGGGATTTCAAAGGAAGTTACGAAGATTTCCTTGAAAGAGAAGGCGCTGAATTTTACAAACGTTTGTCCGGCGGACCTGTACTGGCTGAATCCTGA
- a CDS encoding nuclear transport factor 2 family protein codes for MKSAAEVTQEFYNAFQKKDAVTMGSLYSDSAIFSDPVFPNLNATEVKAMWQMLIARGKDLELKLNPIQSEGDTAKITWEAYYTFSKTGKKVHNVINAELVCKDGKIVKHTDRFGFYRWSRQALGTAGLFLGFLPFLQNKVRAEAKRNLDLFLKKQK; via the coding sequence ATGAAATCCGCTGCCGAAGTTACTCAAGAGTTTTATAATGCATTTCAAAAAAAAGACGCCGTTACGATGGGTTCGCTCTATTCCGATTCTGCGATTTTTAGCGACCCGGTTTTTCCAAACCTAAACGCAACCGAAGTCAAAGCCATGTGGCAGATGTTGATCGCAAGAGGAAAGGATTTGGAATTAAAACTAAATCCGATTCAATCCGAAGGAGACACCGCAAAAATAACCTGGGAAGCCTATTATACTTTCTCCAAAACGGGCAAAAAGGTGCATAACGTAATCAACGCCGAACTCGTCTGCAAGGATGGAAAAATCGTCAAACATACGGACCGATTCGGTTTTTATCGCTGGTCAAGACAGGCCCTCGGAACTGCGGGTTTGTTTTTAGGATTTCTACCCTTTTTACAAAACAAGGTCAGGGCCGAGGCGAAAAGAAATTTGGATTTGTTCTTAAAAAAACAAAAATAA